A genomic window from Flavobacterium phycosphaerae includes:
- a CDS encoding DUF4369 domain-containing protein — protein sequence MKDTVLVAIDTIKINGDSHFTSEFDLQSPEMLYLFLDRGVTNSLDNNIAFFAEKGKMNIETSLDFFTADVKITGSKNQELYDEYKKVVSRYVDQDLDLIEKKFQAFKDKKTEEVVKIDEEQKNIQKRKYLYTTNFAVNHGDYEVAPYVTLAEIYDINLKYLDTIQKRMSPKVAKSMYGKKLNDFIAERKKEGK from the coding sequence ATGAAAGACACGGTTTTGGTTGCAATTGATACCATCAAAATTAATGGTGATTCTCATTTTACCAGCGAATTCGATTTGCAGTCGCCCGAAATGTTATACTTGTTTTTAGATAGAGGAGTAACCAATTCCTTAGACAATAATATTGCTTTTTTTGCCGAAAAAGGAAAGATGAATATCGAAACTTCACTTGATTTCTTTACCGCTGATGTCAAAATTACCGGGTCTAAAAATCAGGAACTATATGATGAATACAAAAAAGTGGTCTCAAGATACGTTGATCAAGATTTGGATTTGATTGAAAAAAAATTCCAAGCCTTCAAAGACAAAAAGACTGAGGAAGTCGTTAAGATTGATGAGGAACAAAAAAACATTCAAAAAAGAAAATACCTGTACACAACTAATTTCGCAGTAAATCATGGTGATTATGAAGTGGCTCCCTATGTGACTTTAGCCGAGATTTACGACATCAACCTAAAATATTTAGACACCATCCAAAAACGAATGTCACCAAAAGTTGCCAAGTCAATGTATGGTAAAAAACTAAACGATTTTATTGCCGAAAGAAAAAAAGAAGGGAAATAA